Part of the Pseudomonas sp. ADAK13 genome is shown below.
TGCCGTGCTTACGCCAGTGGTCGATCAGGCGGTTGCGGGCAATCTGGAACAGCCAGGTACGAAAACTCGCCCGGCCCTGTGGCTCGCTTGTGCTGCGGATCAGGCTGAGCCAGGTGTCCTGGAACACTTCCTCGGCCAGTTCGGCCTTGTTGCTCAAGGACACGAGGAAACGGTAAAGGCCCTGTCGATGCCGCGCATACAGGGCCTCGAACGCCGCACCATCGCCGCTGCGGTAGCGGGACAGCAGGGCTTCGTCGCTGGGTGAATCCATCAGGTGGCGCACTCCTTTGAGGTGGATCAGTGTTTGGCCGGTGCCTGGAGGCTCTGGGCCAATTCAACCAGTTGCACAAACTCGCCGCGCAAACCGAAGGGGTCGTCGCCCCGGGCGGAGCGGGCCAGTGCGGCCGTGTCCTTGAAGCTCATGCTGCCAGTGTAGCGGCCATCACCCTTGAGTTGCTGGGCGAAGGCGGCCACGGCGGCAGAGAAGCGCAGGTCGTCGCTGGGTTTGGCGTTCTGCTCGTTGTTGATCGGGTGTTCGATCAGTCGGCTATTGCCGCCTTCAGCCGGCTTGTAGCGTACTCGCAGCATGGCCAATTCGGAGGTTTTACCGTCAGCGTTGGGTGGCGATGCGTAGCGCAGTGGCTCCAGCCAGCCCTGCGCGCCCTTCGGGACAATTTCATACAACGCGGTCACCGTGTGCCCTGCACCGATCTCTCCGGCATCGACCTTGTCGTTGTTGAAATCCTCTCGCTTCAAGGCGCGGTTTTCATAGCCCAGCAGTCGGTATTCGCTGACCTGTGCCGGGTTGAATTCCACTTGCAGTTTCACATCCCGGGCCACCACCGCGAGGGTCGAGCTGAGTTGGTCCACCAGCACCTTGCGGGCTTCACGCAGGTTGTCGATGTAGGCGTAGTTACCGTCACCGGCGTCGGCCAGTTGTTCCATCAGCTGTTCGTTGTAGTTATCCACACCAAAGCCGAGGGTGGTCAGGGACACGCCGCTTTTGCGCTGGTCCACGGCCATTTGCTTCAGGCTGTCGAAGTCACTGACACCCACATTGAAGTCGCCGTCGGTGGCCAGCAGGATGCGGTTGATGCCTTTGTAGATAAACCCTTCGCGGGCCATTTGGTAGGCCATTTCGATACCCGAGGCGCCTGCGGTGGAGCCGCCGGCGGTCAACTGGTCGATGGCGTTGCGGATCGTGGTTTTGTCCCGACCCGACGTAGGCTTGAGCACCACCCGCGATTCACCGGCGTAGACCACCAGCGACACGCGGTCCTGGTCACGCAGTTGGTCCACCAGTAATTTCAGGGTGCTCTTGACCAGCGGCAGGCCTTCGCGCCGGTTCATCGAGCCGGACACGTCCACCAGGAACACCAGGTTGGCCGGTGCCAGGTCCGCCACGGCGCGGTCCGAGGCCTTGATGCCAATGCGCAGCAATCGGGTGTGGGGGTTCCACGGTGACGGTGCCACTTCGGTGGTCACGCCAAAGGGCGTGCCGTCGGTGGGCAACGCGTAGTCGTAGGTGAAGTAATTGACCATCTCCTCCAGTCGCACAGCACCTTCAGGTGGCAGGCTGCCTTGGTTGAGGAAACGCCTTACGTTGGCATAGCTGCCGGTGTCGACATCGACGCTGAAGGTGGAGACCGGCGTTTCGGCCACGCTGCGGATCGGATTGTCCGGGAGGTTCTGATATTGCTCCCGGTACTCCATGGCGGCCGAGTCACGCATCACAAACTGCGACGCCATCGGTGCCGGCGCAACCATCCGCTTGACCGTGGCACCCTCAGCGCGGACGGGTTCGCTTTGCAGCTGCGCAACGGGTGCAGATTCAGCCGGCTTGGCCACATCACGGGATGCAGAAAGCCCACATCCGGCAAGCGCCACCAGCAGGGTCACGGTGAAGCCTTGGGCGGCAGGGCGCAACAGCAGAAGAGGACGGGACATGGGCTGAACCTCGTGAATGAATGATCCGTTCACAAGGTCAGACGCAAGGGACT
Proteins encoded:
- a CDS encoding vWA domain-containing protein, with the translated sequence MSRPLLLLRPAAQGFTVTLLVALAGCGLSASRDVAKPAESAPVAQLQSEPVRAEGATVKRMVAPAPMASQFVMRDSAAMEYREQYQNLPDNPIRSVAETPVSTFSVDVDTGSYANVRRFLNQGSLPPEGAVRLEEMVNYFTYDYALPTDGTPFGVTTEVAPSPWNPHTRLLRIGIKASDRAVADLAPANLVFLVDVSGSMNRREGLPLVKSTLKLLVDQLRDQDRVSLVVYAGESRVVLKPTSGRDKTTIRNAIDQLTAGGSTAGASGIEMAYQMAREGFIYKGINRILLATDGDFNVGVSDFDSLKQMAVDQRKSGVSLTTLGFGVDNYNEQLMEQLADAGDGNYAYIDNLREARKVLVDQLSSTLAVVARDVKLQVEFNPAQVSEYRLLGYENRALKREDFNNDKVDAGEIGAGHTVTALYEIVPKGAQGWLEPLRYASPPNADGKTSELAMLRVRYKPAEGGNSRLIEHPINNEQNAKPSDDLRFSAAVAAFAQQLKGDGRYTGSMSFKDTAALARSARGDDPFGLRGEFVQLVELAQSLQAPAKH